Proteins encoded together in one Pseudomonadota bacterium window:
- a CDS encoding toxin: protein MKAERKISFEKIVFHLARGDVWKLADYPDQENYPGQKIYFVIVEEYIYLVPHVVEKDYVFLKTIIPIRKATRAYKQEQ, encoded by the coding sequence TTGAAAGCCGAAAGGAAAATATCTTTCGAGAAGATAGTTTTTCATCTGGCACGAGGCGATGTGTGGAAACTTGCCGATTATCCCGATCAGGAAAACTACCCCGGACAAAAGATATACTTCGTCATTGTAGAGGAATACATCTATCTCGTTCCTCATGTTGTTGAAAAAGACTATGTTTTCCTGAAAACGATTATCCCCATCCGCAAGGCAACCAGGGCATATAAGCAGGAACAGTAA
- a CDS encoding PIN domain nuclease — protein sequence MILVDSSVWIDYFNGKKTGKTDWLDASLGSVAIVMGDLILTEVLQGFQNDGDFMVARDLLLSLPFITMGGQMLALESAINYRLLRKKGVTVRKTIDVMIGTFCIHYHLPLLHEDKDFDPMVKFLGLKILDT from the coding sequence ATGATTCTCGTTGATTCGTCCGTCTGGATTGATTACTTTAATGGCAAGAAAACGGGGAAGACGGATTGGTTGGATGCTTCACTTGGAAGTGTTGCTATCGTTATGGGCGATCTGATCCTGACCGAAGTTCTTCAAGGTTTTCAAAACGATGGGGATTTCATGGTTGCAAGGGATCTCCTCTTGTCACTTCCATTTATTACAATGGGTGGACAGATGTTAGCGTTGGAAAGTGCGATAAACTACAGGCTTCTAAGAAAAAAAGGTGTTACCGTGAGGAAGACCATAGACGTCATGATTGGAACTTTTTGTATCCACTACCACCTACCTCTGTTGCATGAAGACAAGGACTTCGATCCGATGGTAAAATTCCTGGGATTAAAGATATTAGACACATAA
- a CDS encoding type II toxin-antitoxin system PemK/MazF family toxin codes for MKPYVPKKGDFVAVTFDPQSGHEQKGRRPALVVSNTLFNEQTGLAMVCPLTTTDRKYPFHVAVANDPHITGFVMVEQVKSVDYQARKIKFIGRASDEVLDMVLSILDACIF; via the coding sequence ATGAAACCCTACGTTCCAAAAAAGGGAGATTTTGTCGCTGTTACCTTCGATCCGCAGTCCGGTCATGAACAGAAAGGTCGCCGTCCTGCATTGGTTGTAAGTAATACCCTGTTCAACGAGCAAACAGGTCTTGCAATGGTGTGCCCCCTAACCACAACAGACCGTAAATACCCTTTTCATGTAGCCGTAGCAAACGACCCACATATAACCGGTTTTGTCATGGTTGAGCAGGTGAAATCCGTAGATTACCAAGCACGTAAGATCAAGTTTATTGGAAGAGCATCAGATGAAGTGCTCGACATGGTGCTTTCCATCCTTGATGCTTGTATTTTTTGA
- a CDS encoding CopG family transcriptional regulator yields the protein MAMQAKRATVYLDPELHKALRLKAVETSCSVSELVNNAVKEALTEDFEDIAAFEERVGEPLIAYDEMVKRLRRDGRI from the coding sequence ATGGCTATGCAGGCTAAAAGAGCCACAGTATATTTGGACCCCGAACTGCATAAGGCGTTACGGCTGAAGGCAGTTGAAACATCATGTTCAGTATCTGAGCTTGTGAATAATGCTGTCAAAGAAGCCCTTACAGAAGATTTTGAAGATATTGCGGCATTCGAGGAAAGAGTCGGAGAACCTCTGATCGCCTATGACGAAATGGTAAAAAGATTGAGACGAGATGGTCGTATATAA
- a CDS encoding transcriptional regulator/antitoxin, MazE → MITRIQKWGNSQGLRLAKQVLKDACISVGDDVDVAARDGMIVIAPTRRIRGKVSLQELVSHIPENYNPEETDWGKPLGKEVW, encoded by the coding sequence ATGATCACAAGAATTCAGAAATGGGGAAACAGCCAGGGATTGCGCCTTGCGAAACAGGTTCTTAAGGACGCATGTATTTCTGTCGGAGACGATGTTGATGTAGCCGCGAGAGACGGTATGATTGTTATAGCCCCAACGAGACGTATCCGTGGAAAAGTGAGTCTGCAAGAATTGGTGTCACACATACCTGAAAACTACAACCCCGAAGAAACGGATTGGGGTAAGCCACTTGGTAAGGAAGTTTGGTAA
- a CDS encoding type II toxin-antitoxin system RelE/ParE family toxin, translating into MVVYNIYFRESVEKDFITIPKKDIEKILHRIEMLAKDPRPSGCEKLTGQERYRVRQGRYRIVYSIQDKELTVWLVKVGHRKDVYK; encoded by the coding sequence ATGGTCGTATATAACATCTACTTCAGGGAATCAGTTGAGAAAGACTTCATAACAATTCCCAAGAAAGACATTGAGAAAATTTTACATCGTATAGAGATGTTGGCAAAAGATCCTCGACCTTCAGGCTGTGAAAAGTTGACCGGTCAGGAAAGATACCGTGTTCGTCAAGGTCGTTACAGAATTGTATATTCGATTCAGGACAAGGAGCTTACAGTCTGGTTGGTGAAGGTTGGACATAGAAAAGATGTTTACAAATGA